A DNA window from Pseudomonas tohonis contains the following coding sequences:
- a CDS encoding carboxypeptidase regulatory-like domain-containing protein, with protein sequence MKSLLAAITCTTLCACVPVYKTLQPYAEAQVHNEHGQPLESAEVVLISSAYPYGWEQFRATAMTDPAGFATFYKVKDLRLEFFVIHGAQQFFWNWCVKSPGYATQTTTFSNGDDFEAYPTFVLKPGESTACPEPRS encoded by the coding sequence ATGAAAAGCCTGCTGGCAGCGATCACCTGCACCACCCTCTGCGCCTGCGTCCCCGTCTACAAGACCCTCCAGCCCTATGCCGAGGCACAGGTGCACAACGAGCATGGCCAGCCGCTGGAGTCGGCGGAGGTGGTGTTGATCAGCAGTGCCTATCCCTATGGCTGGGAGCAGTTCAGGGCGACGGCGATGACCGACCCGGCGGGCTTCGCGACCTTCTACAAGGTGAAGGACCTGCGCCTCGAGTTCTTCGTGATCCACGGGGCGCAGCAGTTCTTCTGGAACTGGTGCGTGAAGAGCCCGGGCTACGCGACCCAGACCACCACTTTTAGCAATGGCGATGATTTCGAGGCCTATCCGACGTTCGTCCTCAAGCCGGGGGAGTCCACGGCCTGTCCCGAGCCCAGGAGCTGA